In the genome of Halorubrum sp. CBA1229, the window ACCATTCGATGGTCCAATACTCGGCTGGTAGAGAACTTAACTCCATGGAAACGGCACGAGACAGCGACCTCCTGTATTGACGGGTAGTGCGGTGAAGCCACCGTTCTACCGCGATTGAACGTGAGAAGATGTGTTCTTGTTCGTACGGCCACATGGGATCTGCAAACGTCACGTCGAAAGAGGGTTAACCAACATCTCGACTCAACAAACCGTAGTTGTTGGTTAATACTATGAGGTACGGTAATCGCAGCGAAGATATCGAAGGGTAACAGGATCGCTGACAGGGGGCAAAGAACCCTACGACAGCTTACGAATAGGCGTCGTTGAACTCGCGTTCACGGCGCATCAACTCCTCGACACCATGCTCGAGGATCCCGCGTCCCATCGCTGTTGGCCGATAGTACGTGTAAAAGCCCTGGCTGTCAGCGGTTCGTCGCTGGCGCTTGTCGACGAGCCCCACATCAACCAGTTCGTCGAGGTGGTAGTGGAAATTGTGCGGCTCGACGTCGACCACAACCTTGAGGTCAGCAGCACTCAGTTCGTCGTTCGCGACGAGTGTTCGCAGGATGCGAAACCGCGTCGGGTGGCCGATCGCCTGTTGCATCGTGAGATACTCCTCGAGCGTCAGCCCGCTCTCCTCAGGGAGCGGCGGCTCCGGCTGGCGAACGTCCTCTGTTGGCTGGCGATCGGTTTCGGACATTGAGGGATGCCTCGGTTCGAGAGTTGGGACGCCACATACTTAGTCGTTCTCTACTAGAATATTCCTGAGAACACCGATATTTATATACTACTGTTCCGAATCGACGACTCGAATGCGGCAACGGATTATCGACAATCTCTCCCGGGCCACTGAAGATTCGGACGCCCTCACTCCAGCCCGGCGCGAACAGTTTCTCGTCTATCTGATGGGGCCGTACCGGACGTTCGACGTCGACGCGCTGCTACCGGCGGACGCGGATGTCGAAACCGACGTCCCGTCGTTCGCGACGTGGGA includes:
- a CDS encoding helix-turn-helix domain-containing protein — translated: MSETDRQPTEDVRQPEPPLPEESGLTLEEYLTMQQAIGHPTRFRILRTLVANDELSAADLKVVVDVEPHNFHYHLDELVDVGLVDKRQRRTADSQGFYTYYRPTAMGRGILEHGVEELMRREREFNDAYS